The genomic window AGTTGCTCACCTTTTTTACCAAGTTCGTTGTGTTGTGCCATATTAACTTCCTATGAAAGCAGGAATCTTATTTAAAATATAAACTACTTTTTTCCTTCCCAACCTTCAACTCAACTTCTCTACCCAACACTAAAGCTCTATTATCATCTTCGTGACCCGCTGGCATATTAAAAGCTATGGGGAAATTATAATCTGCTAAAGCATCTAATATCAATTGTTCTACCGAGGTTCCCCAAAGTGTTGTGTTTTTTCTCAGTTTAGACATATCACCTACAACCAAACCATTAAGATTTTCAAAATAACCTGCACGCTTCATACTTTGTAGCATACGGTCTATATGATATTTGTACTCACCTATTTCTTCTATGAAAAGAATTTTTCCAGAGGTATCTAAACTTGTATCAGAACCCAACATGGTATGAAGTATCGTTAAATTTCCACCAATCAATTGACCTTTTGCTTCACCTTCTCGGTTATATTTAGAACCTTCTAAATCATAATTTGATGGATTACCAAACAAGGCAGCTTTAAACGTATCTACAGATTCTTGGACTTCTGTAATATCTTGAGTTAGACTCACGCACATTAACGCATGCAAAGATTCAAACCCTTGATTATGCAACTGATTATGTAATGCTGTAATATCGCTGTAACCGATAATCCATTTAGGATTTTCTTTAAGCTTTGTATAATCTAATTTATCTAAAATTCTTACTGTACCATAGCCTCCTCTTGCACACCAAATAGCACTAATTGTAGGGTCGTCCATTGCTTTCTGTAAATCTTCACAACGTTCTTCATCTGTACCTGCAAAATGATCTGCCTTACTGAATACATGTTCACCAACAATAGCATTTAATCCCCATTCTTTTAACAAATCTACCGCTTGCTGAACTTCTCTCTCCCTGTTTTTTAAAATTCCTGATGGTGCTACAATAGCAACAGTATCACCTGCTTTTAAGTATGCTGGTCTTAAGAGTGTATCGTTCATTTTGAGTGAGTTATCTGTTTGATTTTGAGCATAAGCATATTGAATTATACCAAAACTAAGCGTAAAATAAAGAAGTAGTATTGAGTTTTTCAAATCCATAAAAACTGCTTTTTGTAAAGATAAAAGTATTTGTTTTAACCATAAACTATTTTAATACACCTTATGCCAACCAAAACCAAAGGTTAATCCTAAACCAAAGTAGCTCTCTTTACCAA from Winogradskyella sp. MH6 includes these protein-coding regions:
- a CDS encoding S66 peptidase family protein, with protein sequence MDLKNSILLLYFTLSFGIIQYAYAQNQTDNSLKMNDTLLRPAYLKAGDTVAIVAPSGILKNREREVQQAVDLLKEWGLNAIVGEHVFSKADHFAGTDEERCEDLQKAMDDPTISAIWCARGGYGTVRILDKLDYTKLKENPKWIIGYSDITALHNQLHNQGFESLHALMCVSLTQDITEVQESVDTFKAALFGNPSNYDLEGSKYNREGEAKGQLIGGNLTILHTMLGSDTSLDTSGKILFIEEIGEYKYHIDRMLQSMKRAGYFENLNGLVVGDMSKLRKNTTLWGTSVEQLILDALADYNFPIAFNMPAGHEDDNRALVLGREVELKVGKEKSSLYFK